GACCTCGTGGTTTGCCGAGCAGGCCGAGGTCGATCTGGATGAGGGGCGCTACGCCTTCTGGGGACGCTTTACGCCCAACGCACCCTCGGGACCGCGCCAGGAGCTGGTCTCTTTCCAGCCCGGCCGGCGGCTGGAATACGACTGGCAATTGGACGCCGGACTTTCGCGGGTACGCATCGAGCTTGAAGACGCCGGGCAGGGATCGCTGATGCGGGTGCACCAGAACTCGCCCGAGGTGCGTGAAGGCGATCCTTCCATCTTCGATTTCTGGAGCCTCAGCGCCGAGAACTTGCGCCGCCTGCTCGAAAGCGGCGGCCCGCCGGTGCTGTGCGATTTCGCCGTCCGTCCCCGCGGCCAGGTCAGCTACTCGGTTGACATCGGAGCCGACCGAAGCACCGTCTACCAGGCGCTCATCGATCCTCGGCAGCTCAACCGCTACATTGCCTCCGATGCCGAGGTGGAGCCCCGCAAGGGCGGCGTCTACAACTTTGGCTGGAAGGGCGGCGGACCCATCAAGATCCTCGATCTGGAGCCCGAACGAAAGCTGGCCTACTCGTGGAATTACCACGACGGCGACACCGTAGTGCAGTGGGAGTTGGAGGACTCGGGAGGGGGCACCCGCCTGACCATCGTCCACAGCGGCTTCGCCGAGGATCAGGATCTGGAGGGCTACCGCTGCGGATGGCTCAACTTCTTGAACCTGATCAAGTCGATGAGCGAGCAGGGAGCATCCTGGAAGGCCCCGCGGACGATTGCAACCGACTGCCCTGAGGGGGCCTAGGCCGGGGTGGTCTTGTACAGGCTGGACATCCGGCGCTGAGATGGGGCATTTCTACAATCGCCGCAAGGATGCGCCTCCCACCCGCCCTGGAGACCGTCAGCCGCCCTGCACCCCAGTTGGCGGAACCGGCGAAACCGGCGGCGCGCGGGTGGCGTCTTAGGGGGTATGGGAATCTGGAGCTTTAGCAAGAAGGTTGAAATGCCGGCGCCGGAGAAGGCGCTGCCGGGGCGCAGCGAAAAGATGCCGGTCCCCGAAAAGCACCACGTGCTGGGGACGCCGCTTGAGCCGCCGTTTCCTGAGGGCATGCAGCAGGCGGTCTTCGGCATGGGCTGCTTCTGGGGAGCGGAGAAGAAGTTCTGGCAAGCCGAGGGCGTCTACACCACCGCCGTCGGATACGCAGCCGGATACACTCCCAACCCCACCTACCGCGAAGTGTGCAGCGGGCAGACCGGGCACAACGAAGTGGTGCTGGTGGTCTTCGATCCCGCCAAGATCTCCTACCCGCAAATCCTCAAGATCTTCTGGGAGAATCACGATCCTACCCAGGGCATGCGCCAGGGCAATGACGTGGGGACCCAGTATCGTTCCGGCATCTACGTCTTCGACGACGAGCAGCGCCGCCTGGCTGAGGCTTCAAAGGAGGCCTTCCAGCGGCGCTTGACAGGGGCCGGATACGATGAGATCACCACCGAGATTGTAGGGGCTCCCGAGTTCTATTACGCCGAGGACTATCATCAGCAGTACCTCTCCAAGAATCCCGGCGGCTACTGCGGACTGGGCGGGACGGGGGTTTCCTGTCCGGCCGGGATTGTTTCGGAGTAAGGAAGCATTCACTCGGCGCGCAGGGCGGTGATGGGGTCGACGCGGGTGGCGCGGCTGGCGGGCAGCAGACAGGCCGCTGCCGCCACTGCCGGAAGCAGCGTACACACCGCGACATAGGTCGGCAGGTCGAGGGCCTCGACGCCGTAGAGCTGGCTGGACAGCCAACGCGTCAAAGCCAACGACAACACCACTCCCAGGCCCACGCCGGCCAAGGTCAGCGACAGTCCCTGGGTCAACACCAAGCGGAAGATGTCGGCTGGGCGGGCGCCCATGACAATGCGGATGCCCGTTTCCCTGCGGCGGCGGCTGACGGAGTAGCTGATCACGCCGTAGATTCCGACGCAGGCCAGAAGCAGGGCCATGGCGGAGAAAAGGCCCAAGAGCAGGGTGGCGAACCTTTCCTGTCCCACCGAGGCGTCGACCACCGACTGCATGCTCTGCAAACGGTAGATGGGAAGGGACGCGTCATATTCGTCCACCGTCTCGCGCAAGGCGTCCAGGGCCTGATCGGGAGCCAGAGAGGTCCGCGCCACCAGGGACAAATTGCCTGACCAGGGAAGCTGGTAGTAGGGCACATAGACGATGGGACGCGGTTCGGCCCGCAAGGTGTCGTGACGGACGTTTTCAACCACTCCCACGATGCGTCTGGGGCGAGAGTTGAAGCCGACGATGAGGCGCTGGTCCAGCGGGTCCTGTTGGGGGAAGAAGCGATCCGCCAACTCCTGGTTGATGACGATCACGTCGGCGGACTCGCGGTCGTCGCCGGGGGCGAAAGAGCGGCCGCTGAGCAGGTCGATGCCCATGGTGCCAAAGTAGCCGGGAGTCACGAAGCTGAACGCGACCTGGCGGTTTTCCCGTACTTGGTCCTCGATCTCGCCCTCCTTCAAAAAGCTGGTCCCCTGGCGGTCGTCTCCCAGCGGAATGTCGAGAGTGAAGCCCGCCGACTGGAAAGCGCTGGAGGCATTGAGGGCGCTCTCCAGGTAGCGGTAGGCCGTGATGCGCTGGGGCGCTTCGGGATAGCGGTTGGGGGGCAGGCTGAGGCGTCCGGTCAGGACCTGTTCGGTCTGGAATCCGCGCTCGGCGTCGAGCAGCGCGAAGAAACTGCGGAAGAGCAGTCCGGCGCCCACCAGCAGGACGATGGAAAGGGCCACTTCAACCATCACCAGGCCCGAGCGCAAATTGAGCGCTCCCCGCCCTTCCGAACCTGCGCGGTCGCCTTCACGCAGCGGTCCGCTGAGGTCGGGGTTGAAGGTCTGCAGGGCGGGAGCCAGGCCGAAAAGCAGTCCGGTGAAAAGCGCCACGCCCAAGGTAAAGAGAGCCACCTTCCAGTCCAGTGAGGCCTGCTCGAGCCGCGGAACGTTGTCGGGCGCCAGCACCACGACGGCATCCACGGCCAGGGAGGCCAGCAGCAGCCCCAGCGCTCCTCCCGACAAGGCCAAGGCCTGACTTTCTCCCAGCAGTTGAGCCACCAGGCGGCCGCGGCCCGCCCCCAGAGCCGAGCGCAATGCGAATTCGCGGCGTCGGGCGGTGGCCCGGGCCAGCAGCAGATTGGCCACGTTGACGCAGGCGATGAGAAGCAAGAAGCCCACCGCCGCCAGCAGCAGGTAGAGGTCGGAACGGATGGCGCCCACCATCTGCGAACTGAGCGGGGTGAGGACGATGTCCCAGCCTTCGTTGCTGTCGGGGTAGCGCTGCTCGAGCGAAGCCGCCAGCGACTGCATCTCCTGATCGGCCTGAGCCAGGGTTACACCCGGCTTGAGGCGTCCGATCACGGTCATGAAGTGGGCCCCGCGCTGTCCCGCGGCCATGTCTATGGCAAAGGGCACCCACAGATCCGATTTCTCCGAGGAGGCCGTGCCTTCCAGCGTCAGCGGAGGCGGGAACTCGAAACCCTCCGGCATCACGCCCACGATTTCATGGGGCTCTTCATTGACGTCGATCCTCTGCCCCACCACCGGGCGCGAGCCGAAACGGGTGCGCCACAGCCGATGACTGATGAGCGCCACCTTGTCGGCGCCGGGACGGTCATCCTGGCTGGAAAAGAGACGCCCCTGCAAGGGGTCCACTCCCAGCAACTCCAGAGCGTCGAAGGTGAGCCGCGTCCCCCGCACGTGATGGGGCCGTCCCTCTCCGCCCACAAAGAAGTCACGCTCGTCGAAGGCTCCCATGGCCTCAAAGGAACGGCTCTCCTTTCGCCAGTCGGCGAAATTGGGAGGAGAGGCATACATGAGGGGAAGGCCCCTTTCCTGCTGGCGCTCCCAGATGACGACCAGCCGATCAGGATCCTCAAAGGCCAAGGGCTGCAGGAGCACGGCGTTGATGACCGAAAAAAGGGCGCTGGAAGCCGCGATTCCGAGCGCCAAGGCCACGATGGCCGCTCCCGAGAAGCCGGGATGGGCGGCCATGAGGCGAAAGCCTCGAAGAAAATCCCTCCACATTTCACTCATTCAGGGCCTACCTTTCCGCTTTTCGTCCCGTCCTTTGGACCTCAACTCCCCAAAAAGGTTGCTGCCGGAGAAATGCAGAAATTCTAGCAGTCTGCATTGGCCTTCCGCTAGTAGCCAGTTCCGCTTCCCCCCGACGCCCGGCAACCGGGCCTGCATGGTTGGGGGCGTTTTCATTGCCGTTCTTGAAAGGCCAGACGGCGTGCCGAAATGCGCCAGCGCAGCAGCAGGCGCAGGAACTCGAGGTCGCTCAGACGGCGCTGTTGACGCAGGCGCCGGCGTTTGCGCCACATTGCCGGCGTCCCCCTTGCACCGTCGGCCACGGCACGAAGCACGGCGCCCAGCAGCAGCCGCAGCGAGGACTGTCCGCGAAAGGCTCCGGCCGACCCGCGGCCCAGCAAGGCTGCCAGCAGGTTCCAGGCCCACCGGTAAGCCGTCAGCAGCGGCGAGAGCAGCAAGAGGGGCAAGGGCAGCACCTTGACCGCCAACCACCAGCGGTTGCGTTCGACCCAGTAGATCTTGCGCTGCGAGAAGCGTCCGCTGGTAGAGGAGTGGTGGTGCTCGACAACGGCTTGCGGGACGTAGAGGCAATCCCATCCCATCAGGCGGGCCCTCAGCCCCAAATCGGCATCGTCGGCGTAGGCGAAGAAGTCGGCGTCGAAGCCCTCTGCCTCTTGCAGCAGGCGGCGGCGGTAGAGGGCGGCGCAGCCGTCGGGGAAGAGGGCCGGGCCGGCTTCATCGTACTGGCCCCGGTCTGGTTCTCCCGTGCCGCGTCCCCGGTTTTGCCCGTCGGGGAATATGAGGTGTCCGGCTTTGTCGATAACGGTGGAACCATGGAAGAGGATCTTGCAGGCCGCCATTCCCGCACGGGGCTGCGACTCGAGGGCCTCGACCATGCGGGAAATCCAGTCGGGACGCGCCTCGGCGTCGTTGTTCAAGAGGGCTACATAGCGTCCCGCGAGGTGATCCATGGCCCGGTTGTTGGCAGCGGCGAAGCCCAGGTTTTCGCCTTGCGGCAACACCTCGATGCGGGAGTCGTTCAGGCTGTGGACAGCCTCCACGCTCCCGTCGTCGGAGCCGTTGTCGACCACCACGATCTGCAGGCGGGGATAGTCCTGCTTGAGCAAGGAGTGCAGACAGTGCATGAGAAGTTGGCGGCGGTTGCAGTTCACGACCACTGCCGAGACGAGAGGAGGCTGCGAAGGGGCCTGCATGTCGGGCGTGGGCTGGGGCATAGGCTCCCCTTCAACCCTTGGAGAAGGGCTTTACGACCTGCCTACGGCGTAGTAGACGAAGCCGTGGCGAGGCATCGTGTGGAGGGAATACTGATTCCGTCCGTCGAAGATGACTGGATAGCGCAGCAGTTTTTTCATGCGCCCGAAATTGGGATTTCGGAAGACATCCCACTCGGTCACCAGCACCAGGGCATCGGCGCCGTCCAGTGCCGCATAGCTGTTGTCGAAGAAACTGATCTCCTCTTTGAGGATACGGCGGGCCGTTCCCATGGCCTCCGGGTCATAGGCCTGGATCGAGGCACCCCGCTTCAGCAGGCATTCGATGATGCGCAGTGAGGGGGCCTCCCGCATGTCGTCGGTGCGGGGCTTGAAGGACAGTCCCCAGAGGGCGAAGACCCGGCCTTTGAGGTCGCAGGGGGGCGTTTCCGACGCCGGACTGACACTGCGGCGGCCTTCCCGCTTGATTTCCTCCAGCAGTTCAGGCGTCACCTCTTCGTCGCGCTGGCGGATGCGCTCCAGGCGCTGGGGAGCCTGGGAGGAATAGAAGCGGTCGATCTTCTCGACCAGCACGGACTTCTGGCGCTCGTTGACGGATTCGATGGCCTCCACCAGGCGCAGGGGAAAACCCACCTCGTAGCCCATGTTCATGAGGGCCTTGACGTCTTTGGGGAAACAGGACCCGCCGTAGCCCAGTCCGGCGAAGAGGAAGGAGCGTCCGATGCGCTGGTCACTGCCGATGCCCTGGCGCACTGCATTAATGTCGGCATCGAGGCGTTCGCACAACTGGCTCATCTCGTTCATGAAAGAGATGCGGCATGCCAGCATGGCGTTGGCCGCGTACTTGGTCATCTCCGAACTGCGGGTATCCATCACCAGAATGGGCGCCCCCGTGCGGGTAAAGGGTGCGTAGAGTTCGCGCATGACGCCGGCTGCTTCTTCGTCCTCTGTTCCCACGACTACCCGGTCGGGCTTCATGAAGTCCTCGATGGCGGCGCCTTCCTTGAGGAACTCCGGGTTGGAGATGACCGTAAAGGGATGGGCGGTAAGGGCCTCCACTTCGCGGCGGACCTTGTCGGCGGTCCCCACCGGGACGGTGCTTTTGTTGACGATCAGCTTGGGCCCGTTCATGCAGCGGGCCACGTCGCGGGAGGCTTGAAGCACGGAGCTCAGGTCTGAAGAACCGTCTTCGCCGGCCGGGGTACCCACGGCGATGAAAATGATGTCGGATTCGCGCACGCCCTCGGCCAGGTCGGTGGTGAAGCTCAACCGTCCTTCTTCCAGGTTGCGCTCCACCATTTCCTCAAGCCCGGGCTCGTAGATGGGAACCTGGCCCTGCTGCAGTTGAGCGATCTTGGCCTGGTCGATGTCGACGCAAATGACGTCGTTGCCCGACTCCGCGAAACAGGTGCCGCTGACCAATCCCACATAGCCGGTTCCGATCATGCAGATCTTCATAATGGTCCTTCTCGGCGAGCGGTCTGTCTCAGATCTTTTCTCCGACGGTGGCGTAGACAGTCAGGGTCGCTCCTCGTCCCAGCTTGGCCTCCAACCAGGCCCAGGGCTGCAACGCTACCAGGATCGGAAAGTATAGCGCTTCGCGCAAGGCTAACGAAAAGGCGTCTGCGCGTCCGCCCCGGCGCAGCTTCCTGACCCGCTGCGACATGGGATCGAGAAAGGGGAAAAGGCTGGAGGCCAGGGCAGCCGCGTTGTCGCGCAGCGAAAAATGGCGCAGGCGGTGGACGCGGTAGCCGGCGCGTCCCAGCAGGTGCATCAGATTATAGGGGTTGTAGTTGTAAAGATGACGGGGGCAATCGAGCCCGTACCAGCGCGAGCCCATCAAGCGCGCCTGCAGGCTGCCGGTGTTGGGAACCTGCACAATCAGCTTCCCCGGCGGACGCATCAACTTTTTGAGGTTGCGCAGGTAGCTGAAGGGCTGGGGAAGATGTTCCAGGGTATGGAAGAGCGTGACCAGGTCGAAGGACTGGCCGGCTTCGATCAGGGCCTTTTCATCCTGGCTGAAGATGCGTCCTGGAGCCTGGGCTTCCGCCAGCCGGCGGGCCTCCTGCGACTGTTCCAGCCCATAGGCGTCGAATCCGGCCTCGAGGGCCGCCGCGACCAGGGTGCCGTTGCCGCATCCGATGTCCAGCATGCGAACCTTGGAGGGCTCCTCCGCCACCGAGCGCAGGAAAGCCAACTGGTCATTTGCCAAGACCCAATCCCGGTAAGCCTTCTCCAGCGCCGATACCTTGCCCGAGGGCTTCCACCAATAGCCGGACGGATAGAAATCGCCGATCCGCTCCACCACCTCTTCTTCCTTCTGAAAGAGCAGACCGCAACTGCTGCAGCGGTGGATGGTGAACTCGCCCTGGGCGGCGCCAAAGAAACGGTCCCGCATTCGGTAGCGGGGGCGGGTGTTGGGATAATCGCAGACGGGACAGGTCATAGGGCGCTGGGCGGGTTGGTCCGTTCAACCCTCTGGGTGGACGGACTGCCGCGTCCTCCGGTGGGCCTTTCGCTTGGCTCCGAAGGCATAGGAGGGAGAGCGGCGAGGCAAAAAGCGTTTTTTAAAGAGAAAGAGCAGATTCGACCATCCGTCGCGCCAGGGACGCAGCTTGATCTCGCCGGCGCGGTTGGAATAACTGATGGGGATCTCCTTAAAGCCGATGTTGCGGTCGAGCAGGGCTTCGATCTTGATCTCCTCCGAAAAAGCCATGCCGTCGCTGCGCAGGTCCATCCGCTCCAAGGACTCCTTGAAGAAAATCCACATTCCTGATTGGGAGTCCCGCACCCAGCGCAGGTAGAGGACCGACATCACCAGGCTGAGAGCGATGTTGCCGATCTTGTTCTTGAGCGCCATGGCGCCCGGATTCTGGATGGGAAAGCGGGATGCCGAAATGAAGCCCACCTTTGATTTGAGAAGGGCTTCCAGCAGGTAAGAAAGAGCGTCCACGGGATAGGAGTGATCGCCGTCCAGAGTGACGATGATGTCGCCTTCGACATTGAGAAGCCCGGTCTTGTAGGCCCTGCCGTAGCCTCTCACGTTCTCGCGAATGACCCGGGCGCCCATGGATCGGGCGATCTGCGCGGTGCCGTCGGTGGACCCGTTGTCGACAACCACGATTTCATCGACAAAGGAGGGGATGCGCGAAAGCACCATGCCGATGCCCTCCTCTTCGTTGAGGCAGGGAATCACCACCGTAATGCGTCTACCCTGGTACATCTTGCTGCACCTCTTTCTCCTCCAGTTGCTGCAGAGCCTGGCGGGCGTTCTCCAGCAAGGTGGGATTCTGCCCGTCCCGAAGATAGATCTGGAAGGCTCGTTTCGATTCCTGGATATTGCCCTGCAGATAGAGCACCTGGGCCAGATTGAAATAAATGTCTTTAAGATGAGGGTAGCGCTGCAAGGTGCTGAGATAAGTCTCGGCGGCATCCTGCAACCGACCGCTTCGCTGCTGAGCCTCAGCCAGGTAGAGCATGTTCTCCTGCACAGGCTTGTAGCGCACAGCCCTCTGCAGGTAAGGGATTGCTTCTTGAGAGCGTCCCACGCTCAGCAGGATGGTGCCCAGGCGGGCGTTGCCGTCGGCGTGCCTGGGCCAGGCCTTGAGGAACAGCCGCAGTTGCTGTATGGCTTCCTGCTGATTCCCCACGTCTTGGTGGAGGACGGCCAGATTGTAATGGGCGGCCCTTGTCTCACGCCGAGCATCGCTCTGCAAGGCCCGCTCGTAGTAGTCCTTGGCCATGTTCCAAAGGCGTTCCGCTTCCTCGACTTGACCGCGTTGACGATGCAGCAGTGAAAGCGACTTATAGCAGTTGCCGATGTTGCTCAACGCCGAAGGACTGGAAGGATCATGCTGCAAGCCTCTCTTGAGCAGGTCAAGGCCTGAAGTGATCCAGTCTTCCTGTCGCTGCGGATCTTGAGCGGACTTGGAACCGATCTCGAAATACATGCTGCCCAGGTTGACCAGGGCGGTGGCCTCCTCGGGCTCCAACTGAGTCGCCTTGCGAGTCATCTCCAGCGCCTGGCGGCGCTTGACCGGATCCGAAGCGGAAGACTCGAAATAGATGCGTCCCAGGTTGACGTTGGCCCGAAACGATTGGGGCGCCTTGGCCAAGGTGTCTTCCCAGAGGCGGGTGGCGTCGTTCCAGGTCTCATTGCGCTGGTAGGCGAAAACCGAACTCGCCGCCACCAGCACCGCCACTGCGGCCCAAGCCGCGCGGGTCGGGAAAGAATCCGACTTGGCCAGCAAGCGCAGCAGTTCGGCAACCGCCACGGCGATTCCGGCCAGGGGAACGTAGAGAAAATGGTCGGCCGCCACCTCATGAAAGGGGATCAAGTGGAGCACCGGAAGCAGAAACAGCGCGAACCACAGCAGCCCCAGCGAAATCAGGGGCGCCTTGCGGTAGACCCACACCGCCAGTCCCAGGTAAGCGGCCGCGGCCAGCAGCGCAACCAGCGTCATAGGCTCGCTGAAACCGCCCGAGATCGGGAAGACGTCGCCCTTGTAGTCGGCGATGAGCGGGAAGGGCCAGAGAATCATTTTGGCGTAGTGG
The genomic region above belongs to Acidobacteriota bacterium and contains:
- a CDS encoding glycosyltransferase family 2 protein, whose amino-acid sequence is MYQGRRITVVIPCLNEEEGIGMVLSRIPSFVDEIVVVDNGSTDGTAQIARSMGARVIRENVRGYGRAYKTGLLNVEGDIIVTLDGDHSYPVDALSYLLEALLKSKVGFISASRFPIQNPGAMALKNKIGNIALSLVMSVLYLRWVRDSQSGMWIFFKESLERMDLRSDGMAFSEEIKIEALLDRNIGFKEIPISYSNRAGEIKLRPWRDGWSNLLFLFKKRFLPRRSPSYAFGAKRKAHRRTRQSVHPEG
- a CDS encoding tetratricopeptide repeat protein, whose protein sequence is MAKRERKARRQPVQFDSPALIWVACLCLYTFAFLLFANTLNGEFLFDDRPLILQNPQVTEQLYSDIVVPTRGYRPVRTLTYAINYALGGEDPWGYHLFNVALHALNGLLLFFLLRMWTGSVWPSFCATALFLAHPAQTAAVAYISGRKDLLALFFVLAGLLLYSRFRETGRHWRLAASLFLFLMGFFSKEVVIVFPALLMMADALHLELRRPQASQQEPAGQGPTFLRAFWQAARRHPLLYSAAALAALAGLYHATFVMRASRMVGLWGGSWETNLGTSFKLFAHYAKMILWPFPLIADYKGDVFPISGGFSEPMTLVALLAAAAYLGLAVWVYRKAPLISLGLLWFALFLLPVLHLIPFHEVAADHFLYVPLAGIAVAVAELLRLLAKSDSFPTRAAWAAVAVLVAASSVFAYQRNETWNDATRLWEDTLAKAPQSFRANVNLGRIYFESSASDPVKRRQALEMTRKATQLEPEEATALVNLGSMYFEIGSKSAQDPQRQEDWITSGLDLLKRGLQHDPSSPSALSNIGNCYKSLSLLHRQRGQVEEAERLWNMAKDYYERALQSDARRETRAAHYNLAVLHQDVGNQQEAIQQLRLFLKAWPRHADGNARLGTILLSVGRSQEAIPYLQRAVRYKPVQENMLYLAEAQQRSGRLQDAAETYLSTLQRYPHLKDIYFNLAQVLYLQGNIQESKRAFQIYLRDGQNPTLLENARQALQQLEEKEVQQDVPG
- a CDS encoding glycosyltransferase family 2 protein: MPQPTPDMQAPSQPPLVSAVVVNCNRRQLLMHCLHSLLKQDYPRLQIVVVDNGSDDGSVEAVHSLNDSRIEVLPQGENLGFAAANNRAMDHLAGRYVALLNNDAEARPDWISRMVEALESQPRAGMAACKILFHGSTVIDKAGHLIFPDGQNRGRGTGEPDRGQYDEAGPALFPDGCAALYRRRLLQEAEGFDADFFAYADDADLGLRARLMGWDCLYVPQAVVEHHHSSTSGRFSQRKIYWVERNRWWLAVKVLPLPLLLLSPLLTAYRWAWNLLAALLGRGSAGAFRGQSSLRLLLGAVLRAVADGARGTPAMWRKRRRLRQQRRLSDLEFLRLLLRWRISARRLAFQERQ
- a CDS encoding ABC transporter permease, which codes for MSEMWRDFLRGFRLMAAHPGFSGAAIVALALGIAASSALFSVINAVLLQPLAFEDPDRLVVIWERQQERGLPLMYASPPNFADWRKESRSFEAMGAFDERDFFVGGEGRPHHVRGTRLTFDALELLGVDPLQGRLFSSQDDRPGADKVALISHRLWRTRFGSRPVVGQRIDVNEEPHEIVGVMPEGFEFPPPLTLEGTASSEKSDLWVPFAIDMAAGQRGAHFMTVIGRLKPGVTLAQADQEMQSLAASLEQRYPDSNEGWDIVLTPLSSQMVGAIRSDLYLLLAAVGFLLLIACVNVANLLLARATARRREFALRSALGAGRGRLVAQLLGESQALALSGGALGLLLASLAVDAVVVLAPDNVPRLEQASLDWKVALFTLGVALFTGLLFGLAPALQTFNPDLSGPLREGDRAGSEGRGALNLRSGLVMVEVALSIVLLVGAGLLFRSFFALLDAERGFQTEQVLTGRLSLPPNRYPEAPQRITAYRYLESALNASSAFQSAGFTLDIPLGDDRQGTSFLKEGEIEDQVRENRQVAFSFVTPGYFGTMGIDLLSGRSFAPGDDRESADVIVINQELADRFFPQQDPLDQRLIVGFNSRPRRIVGVVENVRHDTLRAEPRPIVYVPYYQLPWSGNLSLVARTSLAPDQALDALRETVDEYDASLPIYRLQSMQSVVDASVGQERFATLLLGLFSAMALLLACVGIYGVISYSVSRRRRETGIRIVMGARPADIFRLVLTQGLSLTLAGVGLGVVLSLALTRWLSSQLYGVEALDLPTYVAVCTLLPAVAAAACLLPASRATRVDPITALRAE
- a CDS encoding UDP-glucose/GDP-mannose dehydrogenase family protein, yielding MKICMIGTGYVGLVSGTCFAESGNDVICVDIDQAKIAQLQQGQVPIYEPGLEEMVERNLEEGRLSFTTDLAEGVRESDIIFIAVGTPAGEDGSSDLSSVLQASRDVARCMNGPKLIVNKSTVPVGTADKVRREVEALTAHPFTVISNPEFLKEGAAIEDFMKPDRVVVGTEDEEAAGVMRELYAPFTRTGAPILVMDTRSSEMTKYAANAMLACRISFMNEMSQLCERLDADINAVRQGIGSDQRIGRSFLFAGLGYGGSCFPKDVKALMNMGYEVGFPLRLVEAIESVNERQKSVLVEKIDRFYSSQAPQRLERIRQRDEEVTPELLEEIKREGRRSVSPASETPPCDLKGRVFALWGLSFKPRTDDMREAPSLRIIECLLKRGASIQAYDPEAMGTARRILKEEISFFDNSYAALDGADALVLVTEWDVFRNPNFGRMKKLLRYPVIFDGRNQYSLHTMPRHGFVYYAVGRS
- the msrA gene encoding peptide-methionine (S)-S-oxide reductase MsrA; this encodes MGIWSFSKKVEMPAPEKALPGRSEKMPVPEKHHVLGTPLEPPFPEGMQQAVFGMGCFWGAEKKFWQAEGVYTTAVGYAAGYTPNPTYREVCSGQTGHNEVVLVVFDPAKISYPQILKIFWENHDPTQGMRQGNDVGTQYRSGIYVFDDEQRRLAEASKEAFQRRLTGAGYDEITTEIVGAPEFYYAEDYHQQYLSKNPGGYCGLGGTGVSCPAGIVSE
- a CDS encoding SRPBCC family protein → TSWFAEQAEVDLDEGRYAFWGRFTPNAPSGPRQELVSFQPGRRLEYDWQLDAGLSRVRIELEDAGQGSLMRVHQNSPEVREGDPSIFDFWSLSAENLRRLLESGGPPVLCDFAVRPRGQVSYSVDIGADRSTVYQALIDPRQLNRYIASDAEVEPRKGGVYNFGWKGGGPIKILDLEPERKLAYSWNYHDGDTVVQWELEDSGGGTRLTIVHSGFAEDQDLEGYRCGWLNFLNLIKSMSEQGASWKAPRTIATDCPEGA
- a CDS encoding class I SAM-dependent methyltransferase, which gives rise to MTCPVCDYPNTRPRYRMRDRFFGAAQGEFTIHRCSSCGLLFQKEEEVVERIGDFYPSGYWWKPSGKVSALEKAYRDWVLANDQLAFLRSVAEEPSKVRMLDIGCGNGTLVAAALEAGFDAYGLEQSQEARRLAEAQAPGRIFSQDEKALIEAGQSFDLVTLFHTLEHLPQPFSYLRNLKKLMRPPGKLIVQVPNTGSLQARLMGSRWYGLDCPRHLYNYNPYNLMHLLGRAGYRVHRLRHFSLRDNAAALASSLFPFLDPMSQRVRKLRRGGRADAFSLALREALYFPILVALQPWAWLEAKLGRGATLTVYATVGEKI